Proteins encoded together in one Bradyrhizobium sp. CB82 window:
- a CDS encoding benzaldehyde dehydrogenase: protein MNTQAHNFIAIERWQGKAFLGEWSATGGGVADVSDPATRAVLGSVGIGNASDVAKAASEARLAQPAWAARLPQERAAILNKAADLLERNAEELIGWIIRESGSIRPKAAIEIEHGAGFVRHAAAVALEPNGILLPSMEPGRSNTAKRVPHGVVGVISPFNFPLVLSIRAIAAALAVGNAVVHKPDPRTAVSGGIIIARIFEEAGLPRGVLQVVPGGADAGEAMCADPNIAMISFTGSAAGGSKVGEVAGRNLKKVQLELGGKNSLIVLNDSDLDIAASNAAWGAFLHQGQICMSTGLVLVQKNIAEGLASRIAEKARHLPAGDPSSERVALGPIISDAQVAKIQSIVDDAVAKGARLLAGGVHDGRYYQATVLADVKPGMLAFEEEIFGPVACLVSFETDDEAVALANRSDYGLAAGVISGSIARARAVGERLNVGQLHINDQTVNGGPFAPFGGRGRSGNGSRVSGPAIWEEFTQWVWTSEKPQATPYPF, encoded by the coding sequence ATGAACACGCAGGCTCACAATTTCATCGCCATCGAGCGATGGCAGGGCAAGGCATTTCTTGGCGAATGGTCGGCGACCGGCGGCGGCGTGGCCGATGTCAGCGATCCCGCGACACGCGCTGTGCTCGGCTCGGTCGGCATCGGCAATGCCTCTGACGTCGCGAAGGCCGCATCAGAGGCGCGGCTCGCACAGCCGGCCTGGGCAGCCAGGCTGCCTCAAGAGCGCGCTGCAATCCTCAACAAGGCGGCCGACCTCCTCGAGCGCAATGCCGAGGAGCTGATCGGCTGGATCATACGCGAGAGCGGGTCGATCCGGCCGAAGGCGGCAATCGAGATCGAGCACGGAGCCGGCTTCGTGCGTCATGCCGCCGCCGTTGCGCTCGAGCCGAACGGAATCCTGCTGCCGTCGATGGAGCCAGGCCGCTCGAACACAGCCAAACGCGTACCGCACGGTGTCGTCGGTGTGATCTCGCCATTCAATTTCCCGCTGGTGCTCTCGATCCGAGCCATCGCGGCTGCGCTCGCGGTCGGCAATGCGGTCGTCCACAAGCCCGATCCGCGCACGGCTGTGTCCGGCGGCATCATCATCGCGCGCATCTTCGAGGAAGCCGGCCTGCCGCGCGGCGTGCTGCAGGTCGTGCCCGGCGGCGCGGACGCGGGCGAAGCCATGTGCGCCGATCCCAACATCGCGATGATCTCGTTCACCGGCTCGGCCGCAGGAGGCAGCAAGGTCGGCGAGGTCGCCGGCCGCAACCTGAAAAAAGTTCAGCTCGAGCTCGGCGGCAAGAATTCGTTGATTGTGCTCAACGATTCCGATCTCGATATCGCGGCGTCCAACGCTGCCTGGGGGGCATTCCTACACCAGGGGCAGATCTGCATGTCGACCGGTCTCGTGCTGGTGCAGAAGAACATCGCCGAAGGGCTGGCAAGTCGCATCGCAGAGAAGGCGCGGCATCTGCCGGCCGGCGATCCCTCGTCCGAGCGTGTTGCGCTCGGACCGATCATCAGCGACGCACAGGTCGCGAAGATCCAGTCCATTGTCGACGATGCGGTGGCCAAGGGCGCGCGGCTGCTCGCCGGCGGCGTGCATGACGGCCGCTATTATCAGGCGACGGTGCTGGCCGACGTGAAGCCCGGAATGCTTGCCTTCGAGGAGGAGATCTTCGGCCCGGTCGCCTGCCTCGTCAGCTTCGAGACCGACGATGAAGCGGTCGCGCTCGCCAATCGCTCCGACTACGGGCTTGCCGCCGGCGTCATCTCTGGCTCGATCGCGCGGGCCCGTGCGGTCGGCGAGCGCTTGAACGTGGGCCAGCTCCACATCAACGACCAGACGGTGAACGGCGGTCCGTTCGCGCCCTTCGGCGGCCGCGGCCGCTCCGGCAATGGCAGCCGCGTCAGCGGCCCCGCCATCTGGGAGGAGTTTACACAGTGGGTCTGGACCTCCGAGAAGCCGCAGGCAACGCCCTACCCGTTCTGA
- a CDS encoding NAD(P)-dependent alcohol dehydrogenase yields the protein MKIRAAIARERGAPLSLESVDLENPRANEILVKVAATGVCHTDLVVRDGMLPTPLPVVLGHEGAGLVEAVGAAITKVKPGDHVVMTFNSCGACPSCRDHATTYCHEFFPRNFFATRVDGSSGLSKDGERINGNFFGQSSFATHALCHEANVVKVPSDAPLELLGPLACGVQTGAGAVLNALRVLPAKSFAVFGAGSVGLSALMAAVVIGATTIIAVDTKPSRLSVANALGATHTIDPTKVNPVEEIMRITGSGLNFVLDTTGLPAVIRSAVESLGPRGACGILGASGPDAEIVLNETHFMSGGRRLIGIVEGESNPDIFIPMLIDLYRQGRFPFDKLVKFYSLDEINKAIHASETGEVIKPIVRMT from the coding sequence ATGAAAATCCGTGCCGCCATCGCCCGCGAAAGGGGCGCGCCGCTCAGCCTCGAAAGCGTCGACCTTGAAAATCCACGCGCTAACGAAATCCTGGTCAAGGTGGCCGCGACCGGCGTCTGCCATACCGATCTCGTCGTGCGCGACGGCATGCTGCCGACGCCGCTGCCCGTCGTGCTCGGCCATGAAGGCGCTGGCCTCGTGGAAGCTGTCGGCGCGGCCATCACCAAGGTGAAGCCGGGCGATCACGTGGTGATGACGTTCAATTCCTGCGGCGCCTGTCCGAGCTGCCGCGATCACGCAACCACCTATTGCCACGAATTCTTCCCGCGCAATTTCTTCGCGACGCGCGTCGACGGCAGCAGCGGCCTTTCCAAGGACGGTGAGCGCATCAACGGCAACTTCTTCGGCCAGTCCTCCTTCGCAACCCACGCGCTCTGCCATGAAGCCAATGTCGTGAAGGTGCCGAGCGATGCGCCGCTCGAGCTGTTGGGACCGCTGGCCTGCGGCGTGCAGACGGGCGCCGGCGCGGTCCTGAACGCCTTGCGCGTTTTGCCCGCAAAATCCTTTGCCGTGTTCGGCGCGGGCTCGGTCGGCCTGTCGGCCCTGATGGCCGCGGTCGTCATCGGCGCGACCACGATCATCGCGGTCGACACCAAGCCTTCGCGGCTGAGCGTCGCCAACGCGCTTGGCGCGACGCACACGATCGATCCGACCAAGGTCAATCCGGTCGAAGAAATCATGCGGATCACCGGCAGCGGGCTGAATTTCGTGCTCGACACGACCGGCCTTCCCGCCGTAATCCGCAGCGCGGTGGAAAGCCTCGGCCCGCGCGGCGCCTGCGGCATCCTGGGGGCTTCGGGACCCGATGCCGAAATCGTCCTGAACGAAACCCACTTCATGAGCGGCGGCCGTCGCCTGATCGGCATCGTCGAAGGCGAGTCCAATCCGGACATTTTCATTCCGATGCTGATCGATCTCTACCGGCAGGGGCGCTTCCCCTTCGATAAGCTCGTGAAGTTCTACTCGCTCGACGAGATCAACAAGGCCATCCACGCCTCGGAAACCGGCGAGGTCATCAAACCGATCGTGCGAATGACCTGA
- a CDS encoding twin-arginine translocation signal domain-containing protein yields the protein MTTRRQFLKSTAAGAVGLSLSGLNRSAFAAADDVIRITPR from the coding sequence ATGACCACACGACGTCAATTCCTGAAGAGCACGGCCGCCGGTGCAGTGGGCCTGAGCCTCAGCGGCCTCAACCGGAGTGCATTCGCAGCCGCTGACGATGTCATTCGGATCACGCCGAGATAG
- a CDS encoding DUF736 domain-containing protein produces MASIGTFKKVGNDFQGEIVTLSLQARGVRIVPEANRSNENAPSHRVYVGRAEIGAAWSKRSEEGRDYLSLKLDDPSFNAPIYANLFDDEAGEGYTLLWSRPRKTGE; encoded by the coding sequence ATGGCTAGCATCGGTACGTTCAAAAAGGTCGGAAACGATTTCCAGGGTGAGATCGTCACGCTGAGTCTGCAGGCCAGGGGCGTCCGCATCGTCCCCGAGGCCAACCGCTCAAACGAGAACGCTCCCAGCCACCGCGTCTATGTGGGCCGGGCGGAAATCGGGGCAGCCTGGTCCAAGCGGTCCGAGGAAGGTCGCGACTACCTCTCGCTCAAGCTCGATGACCCTTCGTTCAACGCGCCCATCTACGCGAACCTGTTCGACGATGAAGCCGGCGAAGGCTATACGCTCCTCTGGTCACGGCCGCGCAAGACCGGCGAGTAA
- a CDS encoding IS630 family transposase: MNVRYRVELSQIERDELTAMLGGGKHAARKLKRAQILLAADAGSCDAEIVRTVRVSLSSVGRTKRRFVEGNLERALSEEPRPGAERKLTGKEEALLVATACAKPPAGRKRWTLTLLADTIVKLTDHDSLSGETVRRRLAENDLKPWRRDMWCIPHVDGEYVARMEDVLDLYAEAPDPVRPLVCFDETPVQLIGEVRQPIPAEPGQRERYDYEYRRNGTVNLFVTFDPHRGWRNVKVTDRRAAVDYAHCMRELVDIHYPDAACIRVVQDNLSIHTAGALYQAFAPAEARRILRRLEFHYSPKHASWLNMVECEISVLQRQCLGRRIDDPKRLRNEIAAWQRPRNKTRQRIKWMFTTDKARAKLRRAYPTTSKESKPL, translated from the coding sequence ATGAATGTACGTTATCGGGTCGAATTGAGCCAAATCGAGCGGGACGAACTGACGGCGATGCTCGGCGGCGGCAAGCATGCCGCCCGCAAGCTCAAGCGGGCGCAGATTTTGCTGGCGGCCGATGCCGGTAGTTGCGACGCGGAGATTGTCCGAACCGTCCGGGTCAGCCTGTCCAGCGTCGGCCGGACCAAGCGCCGCTTCGTGGAAGGCAATCTGGAGCGGGCCTTGAGCGAGGAGCCGCGTCCGGGCGCAGAGCGCAAGCTGACCGGCAAGGAGGAGGCCCTGCTGGTGGCGACGGCATGCGCCAAGCCGCCCGCCGGCCGCAAACGTTGGACGCTGACGCTGCTGGCCGACACGATCGTCAAGCTCACCGATCATGACAGCCTGTCGGGCGAGACCGTGCGTCGCCGGCTGGCCGAGAACGACCTCAAGCCATGGCGCAGGGACATGTGGTGCATCCCCCATGTCGATGGCGAATACGTCGCCCGCATGGAGGACGTGCTCGACCTCTACGCCGAGGCGCCGGATCCCGTCCGGCCGCTCGTCTGCTTCGACGAGACCCCCGTCCAGCTCATCGGCGAGGTCCGTCAGCCGATTCCAGCCGAGCCGGGACAGCGCGAGCGCTACGATTACGAGTACCGCCGCAACGGCACCGTCAATCTCTTCGTTACCTTCGACCCGCATCGTGGCTGGCGCAACGTCAAGGTTACAGACCGCCGCGCCGCCGTAGACTACGCGCACTGCATGCGTGAACTCGTCGACATCCATTATCCCGACGCCGCCTGCATCCGTGTCGTTCAGGACAATCTGTCGATTCATACCGCCGGCGCGCTGTATCAAGCATTTGCGCCTGCCGAGGCCCGTCGCATCCTGCGCCGCCTCGAATTCCACTACAGCCCGAAACACGCAAGTTGGCTCAACATGGTCGAGTGCGAGATCAGCGTGCTGCAGCGTCAATGTCTCGGCCGTCGCATCGACGACCCCAAAAGGCTCCGAAACGAGATCGCCGCATGGCAACGGCCGCGAAATAAAACCCGACAACGCATCAAGTGGATGTTCACAACCGACAAAGCCCGCGCCAAACTCCGCCGCGCCTATCCAACGACCTCCAAAGAGTCAAAACCACTGTGA
- a CDS encoding helix-turn-helix domain-containing protein, which yields MSQKSGTRFTEKQGHYLAFIYTYAHMFGRPPAETDMQRHFRVSPPSVHQMIVTLERNGFIRRQPGVPRSIEILLPPENLPILEWLGIKTSKSL from the coding sequence ATGAGTCAAAAATCAGGCACGCGCTTCACGGAGAAGCAGGGGCACTACCTGGCCTTTATCTACACCTACGCGCACATGTTCGGACGCCCACCCGCCGAAACCGACATGCAGCGCCATTTCCGCGTCAGCCCGCCGTCGGTCCACCAGATGATCGTCACCCTCGAACGAAACGGCTTCATTCGCCGTCAGCCCGGTGTTCCCCGGAGCATCGAGATTCTTTTGCCACCCGAAAACTTGCCCATCCTCGAATGGCTCGGCATCAAAACGTCAAAATCACTGTGA
- a CDS encoding Fic family protein — protein sequence MAKDFAAKAAHFLAELNAIHPFREGNGRTKLTFLTLLADTTGHPLDIERLDPEAVMGAMIESFGSDEKPLAELIFGLVSK from the coding sequence ATGGCCAAAGACTTTGCGGCAAAGGCCGCACACTTCCTGGCTGAGCTGAATGCGATCCATCCCTTTCGCGAGGGGAACGGTCGCACAAAGCTCACCTTCCTGACGCTGCTCGCCGATACTACCGGTCACCCTCTCGACATCGAGCGTCTTGATCCGGAAGCGGTGATGGGCGCCATGATCGAAAGCTTCGGTAGCGATGAAAAGCCGCTTGCCGAGCTTATCTTCGGGCTCGTCAGTAAGTAG
- a CDS encoding PDR/VanB family oxidoreductase: MAKPMERISARLRATRDLTPDVRLFEIEPDRPLVNVTPGSHIDVLVPTDGRPQLRSYSLLGPCTDGLYRIAVKRLASSRGGSAGMWRLKVGERLMIFEPRNSFELSYGRPDYLLLAGGIGITPIYTMALALNQANANFRLLYAARSRRDLALADELTTYVGERLQLFVGEEGQRIDIGSEIAQLDTRGELYVCGPFGMLETAKQLWSQAGRPTAHLRYETFGNTGGFADAPFKIRIPRLSLEIDVPAHRSMLEALEDAGVDMIFGCRRGECGLCVLPILEASAEVDHRDVFFSGEERAMNSKVCTCVSRAASGCVTIDTPDRTPDQRHSSKVS; the protein is encoded by the coding sequence ATGGCCAAGCCGATGGAGCGGATTAGCGCACGCCTTCGCGCCACTCGCGATCTCACTCCTGACGTCCGTCTCTTCGAGATCGAGCCGGACCGTCCATTGGTTAACGTAACGCCTGGCAGTCACATCGACGTTCTTGTGCCGACTGATGGGCGGCCGCAGCTTCGCAGCTATTCATTGCTGGGACCTTGTACCGACGGACTGTATCGCATCGCCGTCAAGCGGCTCGCATCGAGCCGGGGCGGATCTGCGGGCATGTGGCGCCTCAAGGTGGGCGAACGACTCATGATTTTCGAGCCGAGAAACAGTTTCGAACTAAGCTACGGTCGGCCCGACTACCTGCTGCTGGCCGGCGGCATCGGCATCACGCCGATCTACACGATGGCGCTGGCACTGAATCAAGCTAACGCGAATTTTCGCTTGCTCTATGCCGCACGTAGCCGTCGCGACCTCGCGCTTGCCGACGAGCTGACCACTTACGTCGGCGAGCGGCTTCAGCTTTTCGTCGGGGAGGAGGGACAGCGGATCGACATCGGCAGCGAGATCGCCCAACTTGACACGCGTGGTGAGCTCTACGTGTGTGGCCCGTTCGGCATGTTGGAGACGGCCAAACAGCTTTGGAGCCAGGCGGGCAGGCCCACGGCGCACCTCCGCTACGAGACGTTTGGCAATACCGGTGGCTTCGCAGACGCCCCATTCAAGATCAGGATTCCCCGATTAAGCCTGGAAATCGACGTCCCTGCTCATCGCTCCATGCTGGAGGCGCTTGAAGATGCCGGTGTCGACATGATCTTCGGCTGTCGACGCGGAGAATGCGGTCTTTGCGTGCTGCCGATCCTGGAGGCGTCGGCTGAGGTCGATCATCGTGATGTGTTCTTCAGCGGTGAAGAGCGAGCGATGAACAGCAAAGTCTGCACCTGCGTGTCGCGCGCGGCGAGCGGTTGTGTAACGATTGATACCCCTGATCGAACGCCAGACCAGCGTCATTCCTCCAAGGTCTCGTAG
- a CDS encoding aromatic ring-hydroxylating dioxygenase subunit alpha, producing MNAPKPFPLNAWYATAWSHEIARELSARTICGKNVVLYRRLDGAVAALEDACWHRLLPLSLGHLKGDDVRCGYHGLVFNSAGRCSYMPAQKTINPSACVRAYPVAERHRLVWLWPGDPALADPAKIPDFHWNDGKQWVGEGGTFYQLKCDYRLVIDNLMDLTHETYVHAGSIGDEAITAAPFEVTHTGNTATMTRWMIDIEPPPFWGRQLARPGRVDRWQIVTFQAPSVVVGDVGVALTHTGAPQGDRSQGVSGAFLAAISPETETTCHYFWNFVRNYRKEDAQLTSELQRAHVNGGAGVYDQDHRVLEAQQAAIANNPRSPFYDLNIDAGALWARRLIDRMLADEQAPVSANVAAE from the coding sequence ATGAACGCACCCAAACCCTTTCCGCTCAATGCCTGGTATGCGACGGCCTGGTCCCACGAGATCGCCCGCGAGCTATCCGCCCGCACCATTTGCGGCAAGAACGTCGTGCTCTACCGCCGTCTTGATGGCGCCGTCGCGGCGCTTGAGGATGCCTGTTGGCACCGACTGCTGCCCTTATCGCTCGGGCACCTTAAGGGCGACGACGTCAGGTGTGGCTATCACGGGCTGGTCTTCAATTCGGCCGGCCGCTGCTCTTACATGCCCGCGCAGAAAACGATCAATCCGTCTGCCTGCGTGCGCGCCTATCCGGTGGCGGAGCGGCATCGTCTGGTCTGGCTATGGCCCGGCGATCCGGCGCTGGCCGACCCTGCCAAAATTCCGGATTTTCACTGGAACGACGGTAAGCAATGGGTCGGCGAGGGCGGCACCTTCTATCAGCTTAAATGCGACTATCGCCTGGTGATCGATAACCTGATGGACCTTACGCACGAGACCTATGTGCACGCCGGCAGCATTGGCGACGAGGCGATCACGGCTGCGCCCTTCGAGGTGACCCACACGGGCAATACGGCGACGATGACGCGTTGGATGATCGATATCGAGCCACCCCCGTTCTGGGGCCGCCAGCTCGCACGGCCTGGCCGGGTCGATCGCTGGCAGATCGTGACGTTCCAGGCGCCATCGGTGGTCGTCGGTGACGTAGGCGTGGCATTGACACATACAGGCGCGCCGCAAGGCGACCGCTCGCAAGGCGTCAGCGGCGCATTCTTGGCAGCGATCTCCCCGGAAACTGAGACGACCTGCCACTATTTCTGGAATTTTGTCCGAAATTATCGGAAGGAAGACGCACAGCTGACGAGCGAACTCCAGCGCGCCCATGTCAATGGTGGGGCAGGCGTCTACGATCAGGATCACCGAGTGTTGGAGGCGCAGCAGGCCGCCATCGCCAACAACCCGCGTTCGCCTTTTTACGATCTCAACATCGACGCGGGCGCGCTCTGGGCACGGCGGTTGATCGACCGAATGCTGGCCGATGAGCAGGCCCCCGTAAGCGCGAACGTTGCGGCCGAGTGA
- a CDS encoding LysR family transcriptional regulator, whose translation MAKDRDPLAIDLAAIRTLRLVSELGSFSKAAEALGTNQSTISYTMDRLRAAFHDKLFVRQHGGIAPTPRCIEIVECASRLLEGFEGLMQPADFNPASASGRVTIACNYYERSIILPRTIAEIRRQAPRLLLEVKTARAKGITFLKRGEADLLIGPYEVQEDSFYHRHLLDDHYVCVMHRNHLLASRKLRVDDYIKANHAVVSYGGTWRSGYLRGLDERGLSLNQVVTVPSISDLAHILPGTDLVSTVPSRIASNIAKSVVATSCPFPEPFQVGMTWTSRTHHSAAHRWLRQLMARIAGTLPYKAALAAAAGRSRGSINAGV comes from the coding sequence ATGGCAAAGGATCGGGATCCGCTCGCGATTGATCTTGCCGCGATCCGTACCTTGCGGCTGGTGTCGGAACTCGGCTCGTTTTCGAAGGCCGCCGAAGCACTCGGTACGAACCAATCGACAATCAGCTATACCATGGACCGTCTGCGCGCAGCGTTCCACGACAAGCTGTTCGTGCGCCAGCACGGCGGCATCGCGCCAACGCCTCGCTGCATCGAGATTGTTGAGTGTGCAAGCCGCCTGCTTGAGGGCTTCGAGGGGCTGATGCAGCCAGCGGATTTCAATCCCGCAAGCGCGTCAGGGCGGGTCACGATCGCCTGCAATTATTACGAACGCTCGATCATTCTGCCGCGCACCATCGCCGAGATCAGGCGCCAAGCGCCGCGCCTGCTGCTGGAGGTCAAGACAGCGCGCGCCAAAGGCATTACGTTTCTCAAACGCGGCGAAGCCGATCTTCTCATTGGCCCCTACGAGGTGCAGGAGGACAGCTTCTATCATCGCCATCTGCTGGATGACCACTATGTGTGCGTTATGCACCGCAATCATCTGCTGGCGAGCAGGAAGTTGCGCGTCGACGACTATATCAAGGCGAACCACGCCGTCGTCAGCTATGGAGGTACCTGGCGCTCAGGCTATCTTAGAGGGCTCGATGAACGCGGCCTGTCGCTCAACCAAGTGGTCACGGTACCGAGCATCTCTGATCTCGCCCACATTCTTCCCGGCACGGATCTGGTCTCGACGGTGCCAAGCCGCATCGCCTCGAACATCGCCAAATCCGTCGTAGCAACGTCGTGTCCGTTCCCCGAACCGTTTCAAGTCGGCATGACCTGGACGTCCCGGACGCATCATTCCGCCGCCCACCGGTGGCTGAGGCAACTCATGGCCCGAATTGCCGGCACTTTGCCCTACAAGGCGGCTCTCGCAGCGGCCGCCGGGCGCAGTCGCGGCAGCATCAATGCCGGAGTTTGA
- a CDS encoding DUF736 domain-containing protein has product MASIGSFKKVGNDFQGEIVTLSLQARGVRIVPEANRSNENAPSHRVYVGRAEIGAAWSKRSEEGRDYLSLKLDDPSFNAPIYANLFDDEAGEGYTLLWSRPRKSGE; this is encoded by the coding sequence ATGGCTAGCATCGGTTCTTTCAAAAAGGTCGGAAACGATTTCCAGGGTGAGATCGTCACGCTGAGTCTGCAGGCCAGGGGCGTGCGCATCGTCCCCGAGGCCAACCGCTCAAACGAGAACGCTCCCAGCCACCGCGTCTATGTGGGCCGGGCGGAAATCGGGGCAGCCTGGTCCAAGCGGTCCGAGGAAGGTCGCGACTACCTCTCGCTCAAGCTCGATGACCCTTCGTTCAACGCGCCCATCTACGCCAACCTGTTCGACGATGAAGCCGGCGAAGGCTACACCCTCCTCTGGTCACGGCCGCGCAAGTCCGGCGAGTAA
- a CDS encoding DUF736 domain-containing protein gives MAQIGTFTRSEDGSFVGTIRTLNINIKATIKPAAKENERAPDFRVTANGVELGAAWSKAAKDSGAEYLSLKLDDPSFTAPVYASLVQGDNGEHKLIWSR, from the coding sequence ATGGCTCAGATCGGCACCTTCACCCGCAGCGAAGACGGCTCCTTCGTCGGCACGATCCGCACTCTCAACATCAACATCAAGGCGACCATTAAGCCCGCCGCTAAGGAGAACGAACGCGCTCCCGACTTCCGCGTCACCGCCAATGGCGTCGAACTCGGCGCCGCCTGGAGCAAGGCGGCGAAGGACTCGGGTGCCGAGTACCTCTCGCTCAAACTCGACGATCCGTCCTTCACCGCGCCGGTCTACGCCTCCCTCGTCCAGGGCGACAACGGCGAGCACAAGCTCATCTGGTCGCGATGA
- a CDS encoding IS110 family transposase yields MTHNEHPSQATHKEINAIFVSVELSRKTWLITSLSPGAGEKLSRHTVTGGDVAGLLERLVGLRQKALRRTGRSYPVIVIQEAGLDGFWMHRVLETEGYESHVVDAASIATSRRMRRVKTDRLDGETLIRSLLAFKRGEPRVCSMLRVPSPVEEDRRRIVRERKVLMEERIRHSNRIKGLLFSQGIIGYDPLRRDRRELLEKLQTGDGHTLPDHMKRQILRELDRLEVLLDQLKAVEAERNALLEEERQSAREVGLLSKVVGVGPEFAAVLWGEGLFRHFDNRRQVAAYAGLAPTPWQSGSIDREQGIGKSGNRRLRSTLLEMAWLWLRHQPGSTLSRWFNRRVAQNGGRFKKVMITALARKLIVALWKYVSAGVVIEGAVVRP; encoded by the coding sequence ATGACTCACAATGAACATCCGAGCCAGGCAACGCACAAAGAGATCAACGCGATCTTTGTTTCAGTGGAGTTGAGTCGGAAAACTTGGCTGATCACGTCTTTGTCACCAGGAGCTGGCGAGAAACTGTCCCGCCACACGGTCACGGGCGGTGACGTTGCCGGACTCCTCGAGCGACTCGTCGGCCTGAGACAGAAGGCTCTTAGACGTACGGGCCGGTCTTACCCGGTCATTGTCATTCAGGAAGCAGGGCTAGACGGCTTCTGGATGCACCGTGTTCTAGAGACGGAAGGCTACGAAAGCCATGTCGTTGATGCGGCCTCGATCGCCACGTCGCGGCGTATGCGCCGCGTGAAGACCGATCGGTTGGATGGAGAGACCCTCATCCGATCCTTGCTGGCTTTCAAGCGCGGCGAACCTCGCGTCTGCTCCATGCTACGGGTACCGTCACCAGTTGAGGAAGATCGCCGCCGCATCGTGCGGGAGCGCAAGGTGCTGATGGAGGAGCGCATCCGGCACAGCAACCGGATCAAGGGACTTCTCTTTTCGCAAGGGATCATTGGCTACGATCCACTGCGGCGCGATCGCCGAGAGCTGCTCGAGAAATTGCAGACGGGTGATGGACACACGCTTCCTGATCACATGAAGCGCCAGATACTGCGTGAACTCGATCGGCTGGAAGTGCTGCTGGACCAACTCAAGGCCGTCGAAGCCGAACGGAACGCCTTGCTTGAGGAAGAACGGCAATCAGCCCGCGAGGTTGGTTTGCTATCAAAGGTCGTCGGCGTCGGACCTGAGTTTGCCGCAGTGCTCTGGGGCGAAGGACTGTTCCGGCACTTCGACAATCGAAGACAGGTGGCGGCCTATGCCGGCCTCGCGCCGACGCCCTGGCAAAGCGGATCGATCGACCGAGAACAGGGGATCGGAAAATCCGGAAATCGACGTTTGCGCTCAACACTGTTGGAAATGGCCTGGCTCTGGCTACGCCATCAGCCGGGTTCGACGCTCAGTCGCTGGTTCAACCGGCGTGTCGCCCAAAATGGTGGCCGCTTCAAGAAGGTGATGATCACGGCGCTGGCGCGCAAGCTGATCGTAGCTCTGTGGAAATACGTCAGCGCGGGCGTTGTGATAGAGGGAGCGGTCGTCCGTCCATGA
- a CDS encoding VirK family protein, with protein sequence MQFSGRRLSILSLLLAAGVSTTVRADETSPKYTEVLNALQAGKDVKVILDLNRCASADGNKTGPAVQGGLTINAFRVSAQNGISFANAHQTLDSSGHPVTEYIRHSLSREGKLTVRASKLAAGSAEVVNQGEFVCELPDGAKFVW encoded by the coding sequence ATGCAGTTCAGTGGCAGACGCCTGTCGATCTTATCCTTGCTTTTGGCTGCAGGCGTGAGCACGACCGTCAGGGCCGATGAGACCTCGCCGAAATATACGGAGGTGCTCAATGCCCTGCAGGCCGGCAAGGATGTGAAGGTCATACTAGATCTCAATCGCTGTGCCAGCGCCGATGGGAACAAGACCGGGCCAGCCGTGCAGGGCGGACTGACTATCAACGCCTTCAGGGTGAGCGCCCAGAACGGCATCAGCTTCGCCAATGCGCATCAAACCTTGGACAGCTCAGGACACCCGGTTACGGAATACATCCGCCACAGCCTCAGTCGTGAAGGCAAGCTCACGGTGAGGGCCTCCAAGCTGGCCGCTGGATCGGCGGAAGTCGTGAATCAAGGTGAATTCGTGTGCGAGCTGCCGGACGGAGCGAAGTTCGTCTGGTAA